The region AAATACAATAAACGGATTAATTCGTAAAATCGACTAAGATAATTTTCAATGGGTCAGACCATTCCCGCAATAAaaccattttgcttttttttttttaaacctctTTCAAATTATTCGTGGTAAAATCCAAGCATTCAACAAGCAACCGTAGACAATAATTGCGCTGGTGTATGTTGGATCGATAAATTGATCTAATCTGTTTGTTTTACTGTAGTACGAAGTGAAGTTTCTGGACAAGCACTGATACAACGTGGAGTAAATACAAATTCTAGTACCTTAAATTAACATTTACTCCACGTTGCATCAGTCCCTGCAGAAAAATTTTGTGTTCGTGGGCTTTGCAGTTTGAAAAATCGTAGTTTCACAGAACAGATGAGCTTTCACAGTTACTTTTTCATGCGttgtttataaatttgaaagaaCCTCAGAAATGTATCACTGTGTATTTACTCTCAGATCTAAGATTCCCCCAAAACTCTTAGTCTAATCGTAATATTTGTCGTGTCGCTCTCGCCTTTCAGCTGCCCCAGCGGCACAAATCGCAGGGAAGTCACAAGAAAAGCGGGTTCTGAtgaatcaaaaattaaaatcaattggcttttttttaaattcgtGTTTATATTTGGTTATAATAAGGTGAAAGTTACCTTGAGCATAACATTGGAAGTTTCTGAACAATTTTAAGTTGTAAAATTCACCGTTAGTATATTTGacaactgacgtttcgacgaAGCAACATACTCTTTTATTCTTATTCATCTTTTCTTTATAAGCATTGTATTGAATTAACTTGGTTGGTATTACAAACATGAGAAAAATTACTGATTTTAACTATTTCATCGCATGCGGTACGAgaccataattattttaattatttcgtCGCATGCGCATGCAGTGTGAGACCACCGATATTGAAAGCGATTGGCATAACTATCCGTACCGAGGAAGCTGACTACCAGAGGCTACGTCTCAGTTATCTAACGATGTTTTAAGATCGATTTAAACTTGGTTACCGCTGAGCTTCTAGTCGTTTCCTTTGCCTCATGGTGGGCAACTTATCCGATTAGCcacaaaaatatcacaaatTTACCTGGTGAGCTTGTAATACTCTACATATGGGAGTTATAATTTCAATGCGGGAAAACTGTTCTCCAAGTGCCGAGTAAAACGAGAATCGTGAGCACTCTACGTCATCCATTAGCACTGATCAATGATTTAAGAGCCGCAGGAGAGGGATTTATTTGGACCGTCATAAAATAGGATTTATTAATGTTATCCTAACCGAAAGTTGCAggaatatttggttttatcaaacgagttgaaggtcgaattaccaccgtgattgaaagatttggaaagctttcaagaaatttggagAGCGTTCcaaaatctttcacggtgataATTCGCTCTTTAtaaactcgtttgataaaaccaaattttcattttccaccCTTCCACTGATCCAGTAACacggtttctttagaaactagaaatttgttaaGTATTAACGTTTCAGATATGCCTATGTCGTTTTCATTGTGGTTTACTCTCGGCTTACAATAATATTTGCCGTGTCAGCGTTCAAGTTATTCGTTTCATATGAAATTCAACACTTTCTACGTTGAGCCTTGAAAACGTCCTACGCAATCAACAGGCGTGTTGCACCACTGAATAGCTGTATAAATATCTTTTCCTATACTcaagaatttctttgtttgagaaCACTGTTGGGTCCTTTGTGGAAATCCAATATCTGTCTTCATTGATACGGCAGGAGACTACACTAATTGGGTTACGTTTTCATCGCTTTAAGAAGCCAGGAATAGAACTAATCTCTCCCATTACCTCAATGGCCACACGCTGTCCTATGATACAATCAAGCTGTGCggttttgtacatttttttttcttttttcttcctttttttttttttttttttttttgtcatttaagGTATATTTCAACCTTGTTGCCAAGGTCTTTCGATCCATCCCGCACCCAGTTAaaggccctgggaacgagcTTAGGTGAATATAACAATACGAATTCCCCGAGTACAGAACGGTACACATCAACAAACACATGGGGACATTTTTGTTCGCCTTTATAGATTACGCCTCTGCTACATTTACAGTTTGGCGTTGGTTAATTCTTCCAAGCTGTTCCAACTGATAAAGGCAAACGCTTTCACTCGTTGGTTTCAATTCAGGTCAGCTTCGCGACCAAATCCTATTCATACGCAGTCACAATCATTCAGaggattttctttttattggtAAGTAAAACGCGTAACTCTAAGCCAATCGCGAGTACAGGAAATGACGTCTTTTACAACGCTTGATTTCCCTCGAGCTAACTTGCAGTAAGTAACGCAATCATATCCCTTCCATCGCGAAATGAAAAGTGGTCCAacttcctttccttaaatactaaaaaataAGTAAACAAATACGATCCACATGCGCGCTACATCAAGGGCTGTTCTTCAGCGTTGGACCTCATAATGGTTACAAGTAATGTTGCTCGTACAGCTCGGACTTTGGTTAAGTTTGACTCGGAGGACGATCACTTATAGAGCGGACCTTTACTTAGCTACAGGTTATACACTAAACTTTACACAGAAGCAGGTTTCGTGAAAAGAACGAATGACCACTCCATTCAAAGCCCGTTGGTGGTTTTCATTTCATGCTAATGCTAGATTTTGGGCATCAGTGAAAATACATAAGGAATTAATCTTTAATTTACTTCGTTATCGTATGCCACGGGAATTAAACTTCGCCCGCATTCAcgtgttgtttttctttgctatCTTCAGAATCGGTCACGTGATCTATGGCGTAGTCTCTGGTTTGTTCTTCCTCTGTCAGCTCAGTTTCTGTGTCATTATTGCTGCCGCAGCATTCTGCTGAGCCACCAGGCCTTTCACGCTTAGCTTTGGCTCGACGGTTTTGAAACCAAACCTGCGATGACGATGACAAGAAAAACGAATACAATTAGTGAAGCGAAATAAAGTAAATGAAAACTtaataaagaaactgtggtggtACGTCAgtgggaaagtgaaacactaaactTTGGTATCAAACCGTGACAAGTTGATAAatttatcaataatttattcataaataaataatttattcataaatttccaccgtgaagtgAACTTcacttcacggtggaaatttatCAAGGAAGAAAGCTGACTTTTAAAACGCTAGTCCTTCGTCAGAGGGAATAGATCGTGGATTGTATGCGTGTACATAGGGGGTGGAGGAGCTATGCCAATGGTGGAAAAGTGGTGATAtggacaaagaaacaaataagttGAACGAGAAGCGGTCATTGATTCCTTGACGGTTACTGAAGAGTTTCGAGTTGAAAGATTTGTTCGAGGTTTTTACGACTTTCTTTATCTCCTTGGTATAGGGAAAGACCGCAGACTGTCATGTTGTGGGTAGAGTGGTTTGGGAGGTTGAAATGGTGTTTAACTGGTTTAGAAGCAcatttggtttctttttttcctataccacaaagataaaagaaaaaaaataagtcaAACAGGTTTATAAGTCGTGATTCCCCTTTACAGGATTTTTACGGTGCTATACTTTGCGTTCTTAGCTCACGCTTCAGTCGATAAATGGCACTTTAAAATTACCTGAACTCGCGAGTCTCTTAAACCCAATCTTAACGCTAGCGTTTTCTTGAACACACTGGTTGGATAGGGATTGAGAGAGAATGCTCGCTCAAGCTCATCAATTTGCCATCTCTTATAAGTGGTTCGATTTCTTCGCCCTGTTTTGTCAAGGCAGAACTCTCCTACAAAGGTGAAAAGAAGAGACCGGCCGCGTTAGTATTTTCCTGCATTCAGAGATAAATTAACGAAAAAACCTAGCCGGGTATACACATTGCGCATTGAATTAAAGTTATTTTCGCGTAGAGAAGACAAGCTGGCGAAAAGGCCAACAAGATCGCCTCCTTTCATAGCGAGGATTGGTGTAAACGGGAGTTTCGGTTCACTTCAACA is a window of Acropora palmata chromosome 11, jaAcrPala1.3, whole genome shotgun sequence DNA encoding:
- the LOC141896765 gene encoding uncharacterized protein LOC141896765, yielding MPSEHRMQHNLMDFMRHHYLYSSHHHPYRLRPAGTRYGAVSPYPMLAIPRCTCECYCERSRPQLAESDARQESTSGEGRIREFVDFKNGEFCLDKTGRRNRTTYKRWQIDELERAFSLNPYPTSVFKKTLALRLGLRDSRVQVWFQNRRAKAKRERPGGSAECCGSNNDTETELTEEEQTRDYAIDHVTDSEDSKEKQHVNAGEV